The genomic interval CCGCCGAGCGCGACCCCGCTGCACGTCGCCGCACGTAGATCCGAGCGGATCAGGGCTTCAAGATCATCCCGTTGCCCCTTTGGCGCATATCTCGGTCACATCGGTCACACCCCGTGAACGCCTCAGCCGTGATCGCCCTGGGTTTCCCGGGCCGCCCCTGGGCCCGCGGCTCAGAGCCGCTTCTCCTCGTAGCACTTCCACTGCTCGTCGACGTCGTCCTTCCGCCCCACCGCATCGCGGGACTGGTAGTGCCAGCTGCATACCAGTGTCGGATCGACAGCAGTACGGCAAATCCACTTGTGCGGCGGACTGGACAGGGCCTTGACCTTGTGAGTCTGCTTGTACTTCTCGCGGCAGTACTCTGGCAGGTTGTCGACGCCAATCTCCGTATTACGCCCGGAAGCCGTGACGCACACGCCGGTGTTCGGGTCGTCGGGCTCGGTGAACTTCATGGTGTCGCCGTCCCTGTCGAATCGTTTGTCGCAGGCATCTCCCAGGTCGATCAGGGATTGGCAGCCCATCCCCTGGGTTCCCTTGAATCCGTACGAGGTGCAGTAGCCGCTCAGGTCTACGCCACCCAACTCCTCTGTCACGGTTGTCCGTTGGGCCAGCAGGTACCCGCTGATCGCGAGCCCCGTGGCGACCGCGCCCACCACCACGAAGACCAGGATCGCCTTCCACCATTTCTTGCCTGAGATCCAGGCCGGCCAATGGATCCGCCGCGCCTCCAGAATAATGGTGATGATTCCGGCGACTATGCCGACCAATACCCCTATTGTGCCGAGTGTCGCGATCGTGAGGTCAAACACCCCGTTACCCCCCGCAGTAGCACCAGCGTCCGATGCGGTGCCCCACTCTCTTACTGAGTCAGTGCTGCGGCGTCAAGGTATCGAGCAAACATCGGAACGCAGGGGCTGGGACAGCGTTCCGGCGTCGGACCGTCCGCGCCACTGCCGTCCCCACCACTGCCGTCCCCACCATGGAGGGGTGTGGGGTGATTCGCGTAGCGGCGGTTTTCGTGGGCCCCCTGGGGGACCACCGATGGCAGAGGGCTTCCGATGCCACCGCATGAGGGGCAGTTGGTGTTCCAGGTCCGGGTGTTCCCCTAGGGCACGGTGCACACCTTCTCCAGGCGCTCGAAGACCGACTACCGGGCTCACCCCTGGCGCAGTGCCCTCGAATGAGCCGCTCGTTCAGCTCGCTGATCTGCCCCAGAAAGGTGCTCAACCAAGACCCTCGACAGCGTCAGGTACTCACGAGCTGGACCAGCCGTACCGGGAGCCGACCCCGCTGGAGAAAAACCGGGCCGTAGTTGAGTGGCTGGAGTATCAGCTACGGCAGGCGCGGCAGCGGGTGCAGCAGCTCGAAGCCCAGGAGGCGGAGGAATGCGTGCGCCGCCAGCAGGCGCACGCCGGGCTCCGGTGGAAGCTCCAGCCCGAGCGGCCTGCCGCCGCAGCGCTGCTCCACCGCGGCGACTGCGCCACGTACCCGGTGGTCGGCGGATACATCGACCGGGACGATGCGCTGATCGCGCTGGGGATGCCGGAGGTGGAGTCGTGCCGGGTCTGCCGGCCGGAGATTGGGCTCACTCGCCGGTAGGCGTCACGGCTCACGGGGCGCCGAGCGTTCGCCGGGGGCCGGTCGGACGGTGCGTACCGCGCCGCCGCGCTTCGCTTTGGCCGCTTTCACTCGTTCGTGGCGAGAAGTCGACCAAGACCGGACCATCGCAAACATGGCCCCCGTCTCACGGGATTCGCCACTCCATTCCCCGCAGACCCTTCGGCCGCGCTCATCATCACCCCGGGTCAGGGAGGTGCACCGTGGGTAGTGAAGCGACGGTGCGGGGTTAGTTGATCTCCGTACGTCATATTCGTGCGGGTGTGCATGCGCGTTCGGCTGATTCGGCCGGTTGAGTGGTTCCCGACGGCACCCGTTACCAAGGGTCAACTCAGCCTCAACGAAGAGGATCCATGACCGACGACGTACGCGAGGAGTCCGGCCACACCCCGGTGGCCGAGGTCCCCCGCTCCCGATTCCCCTGGAGCTTGAGGCCTACTACCTCTCCAACCAGGACGCGTTCCACGAGTTCGCCCTGGCCATCCTGAAGACGAACGATCTCGCCGAAGAGGCCGTGCACCGGGCCTTCATCGAGATCAAGCGGCAGTGGGACAGCCTGCTCACCGAGCCCGACCTGCCCGAGCAGGCCTGGAACATCATGCGCCGCACCGTTCTCGACGAGGTCCTCGGGACGTTCCGCGAGAGCCTGCCGTTCATGGACAGCGACATCGGCCTCTACCCGGCGATGTGCAAGCTGTCCCCGCGCCAGTACGACGCGGTCGTGCTCAAGGCCATCGGCAAGTACGACACCAAGCACATCGCCTGGTATAGGCCTCACCCCCCCCAGCACGGTCACCCACCACTAGCGCAAGGCCCAGGAACGCCTGGCCCCCATCCACCGCCGCGCCACACGCCCGATCCACCGGAGGGGCGCCACGTGAACACCACGCCCTGGGAGCAGCTCCTCGCGGACGCCGGCCGGCGCGAGCTCCGTCGGCCCTTCGACGTCGGCGCCGGGCTCCGGCGCCTGGCCCATGACGACGGCCGCACCCCGGCCGCCGCACGGGGCTCCACGGGCCCCAACGCCCGGCGCGGTCTGGGCGCCTGGGCGCAGTGCGTCGTCAACCATCCCGGGGCGGCGGCCCACGTGGAGCGGCTGACCGCGCTGCTCGGCCACAGCGACGAGAGGGAGGGCGTCACCGAGTTCGACGGTTGGACCGGCGGCGTCGACATCGACGGCGTGCAGGCCTTCGCGTGCCACGTTCTACCTCGCCCATCACCCCGCAAGCGCCAGGTTCTGGTGGCGGTTCGCCGCCGGCGCCGGACACAACGGTGCCGCGTACTGCCTCTACCTGGACCACCTCGGTCTCGGTGAAGACCGCGAGGCCCGGTTCTGGAGGAAGCAGGTCACCACGACACTGTTCCGGTCCGGTCCGGTCCGGCCCGAGCCCCGATCCGGAGGAGTTCCTGCATGCCCTGAACTCCCTGACCGGGTACTTCGTCCGCAATCCCACCTGCCGGGCCGTCACCACCGGGCGCCTGGAGGCCGATGCCGAGCGCGTGGTCGACCGGTTCACCGACGGCCTGGTCTGCCGCCCCGACGCCTGGATCGCCGACCACATTCACACCCTGGTCGGCCGCCCCTGACCAGAGAACCAGCGGGGCCGAAGGTTCCACTAACCGCCGCCCCAACCCCCCGGACGAACCCCCGCAGAAACGACCCGTACGCACCTGGCTGGTCCGCCGCCGCCGCGCCCTGCTCTCCAGCGCTCTGCGCAGCGCCGCCTACGCCACCGGGGCCGGCACCGTCGGCCTCGCCTTCTGGCTGATCCAGCAGCGCCTGCAGAGCTAGGGTGTAGGCTCCGGCCATGACACCTACCTCAGCCTTCGCGGACCGTCAGGAACTGGGTCCCGGCTGGGGCCTCACCACCGCACTCTGAACAGCAGGGGGCCCTCACCGATCGTGGTGAGGGCCTCCCGCTGCGCCACGTCGGGTCGGCGGCCGTCCCGGCCGGTACGGACGGCCGCCGGGCCGTGGGGCAGGGTGGTGTCAGTCGCCGGTCTCGTGAGGGAGGCCGGCGTCCAGGACGATGCGGATGGTCGGGCCTTCTCCGTCGACGGCCCCAAGACGATGCGCCGGTCAGGGTTGCCCTGGCCAAGTGCTTGGCGCGCCCTCGGCACCTGACTCCTCCAAGATCCACGGCAAAGTCAAGGCAGCCGGAGGGGGCTCGCGTCCGGCCGCCCTCGCGCCGGTCCCGCCGTTGGTTCCTCCAGGGTGGGCTATGCGGCCCGGTCGTAGTGGGTGGGTTCTTCGGGTGAGGAGGGGTCACCTTGCCCGTCCTCGTCTTCGGCGGCCCGTCGGAGGAGCTTCTTCTGGGCGGCTCGGAGAAGGGCCCAGGTGATGAACAGGGTTGCGGTCGCTGCCCAGGTGACGGCCCACCAGTTGGTAGGCGACCGGAGCATGGCCTCGGCGGCGGTCAGGGCCATGGCGGCCGCGTGAGCCCAGCACAGCAGGATGCCGGCCTAGCGTCGCGCGGTCGACTCCGTGGATGCGGTGCTTCGCTCGACGGCCGTCCTGCTCCATGATCCCCCTGCCTGGCACGTTCTTCTTTGCCCGACCTTGACTGTTCATGCGTTCGGGCGCGAGGAGCGGCGCGACTCGCGGCCGGTTTTCAGCCCCGATTCTGTTGACGTTGAAACAGTTGCCACAAGGCAAGAGAGGTTTCAGTAGGGGCCGTTCCGGGGCGAATCGGGTGCTGAAGTCGGCTTGTTCCGGCCCGTTTGCGTGTTCTTGGTCGAGAAGGTGTTCGCGCCTTGTGATGGAGCCGTGGCAGCGTGTGGGGCTCCGGTGGCTTCAGTGGCCACCGCGTCTACGTATCCCGTGGGGGGATTGCATGGTTTCGCGTGCTTCCGGCATGCCGTTTCGGCGTGCCCGTACATCCCGCAGAAGTGCTCTGACAGCAGCCTTGGTGGTGGCCGCGCTGGGGGCAACCGCGCTCCCGGCACTGGCCGCTCCGGCCGACGCTCCCACCGCCGACGGCGCGGCGGCCTCCGCGTGGGGCCCGGGCGGGCCGAAGGCGGAGATACCGCCGGTCAAGGTCGGCTCCAACAAGCCGGCCGGCAACCTGGCGGAGGCAGCCCCGACGCCGGAGAAGGCCACTTGGCTGGAGGCGGAGAAGGGGCGGGCCGGGACCGGCACACCGCCCGCACCGTCCCGGAAGGCGGCCCGCGGTTCGACGGCCGCCGCGCCGTCCGCGTACGTCCCGCAGGGGCAGGGTTCGGTGCCCTGGCATCAGATATCCGACTTCCGGGTCACCGATTCGCTGGTGGCGCGGGTGAATTACTCCACGGGCAACCTGATGCTGGCGGGGACGGACTTCGAGGTCGCGGGGGTGGGGCAGAAGCTGCGGCTGGCCCGTACGTACAACTCGCTCGACGCCCCGTGGGGCAAGGTGTCACAGCGGTGGTGGCAGGAGTACGAGCGCTACCTGAACCTGGCGAACGCGGACGAGGTCGTCCTGTACGACGCCACCGGGGCCGCCGTCCGCTTCACCAAGGAGGCCGACGGGGCGCTCACGACCCCGAAGGGCTACTCCCAGGACCTGAAGAGAAACGCTGACGGCACGTACACGCTGACCGACCGCAAGTCGGGCTCCAAGGACACCTACAACGAGCACGGCACGCTGACGAAGGTGACCGACAAGAACAACGGTGCCATCACCGTCACCCAGCACAACACGGGTTCCGAGCACAAGGGCTTCAAGCTCACCGAGACCCGCTCCGGCCGCTGGGTCGACCTGGTCAAGACGTACCCGAACCAGTGGCAGGCCAAGGACCACACCGGCCGCACCGCCGTCTTCGACCTCAACCCCGCCGGCGACCTGGCGAGGACGACGGACACCGAGGGCAAGCACACCGTCTTTGGCTACGACTCCTCCCGCCGCCTCACGAAGATCACCACCCCCAAGGGCCGGGTCACGGTCTTCACCTACGACGACCAGAACCGCGTCACCTCCATGCTCCGCGCCACCGAGCTGAACGGCTCCGGCCACACCGGCCCGACCTGGACCTACACCTACTCCGCCACCACCCCGTCGGCGGCAGGCAGGACGACGGTCACCGACCCCGAGCAGCAGTCCACGAAGTACGACTACGACGCCGACGGCCAGGTCACGAAGGTCACCGACGCGCTGGAGCGGTCGCGCTCCAAGAAGTACGACGCGAACCGCAACGTGCAGGAGGCCGCGGACGCCATGGGCGCGGGTGGCGTCTCCGGGAACGTCACGAAGTACGGGTGGGACTCCCGCAACAACCTCACTTCGTCCGAGCTTCCCACCGGCGCGGCGGCCACAATGGGGGGCTACCAGACGATCGCCGGTGCGGACCTGCCCGAGACGCTGACGACGGCGGACGACGAGAAGACGAAGTACACCTACGACACGGCGGGCAACACCAAGTCCGTCGCGGTCCAGGGCGCGGGCGGCGGCAATCAGTCCTTCGACTACAACCCCGCCACCCCGACCTGTGGTGGTTTCGAGGGACAGGTCTGCAAGGTCACCACGAAGATGACGGCCTCGAAGTCGGTCTCCACCACCTTCACCTATGACGCCCAGGGCAACCTGAAGACGGTCAAGGCCCCGGCCCCGCTCGGCACCACCACCTACACCTACGACGCGCTGGGCCGTCCTGAGACGGTGAAGGACGCCCGCGGCGTCACGGTCCTCTACACCTACGACAACCGCGACCGCGTCAAGAAGGTCGACTCCTCCAACTACCTGGCCGTCACCTACGAGTACGACGGCGACGGCAACCTCACCCAGCGCTCGGACGGCACCGGGGTCATCACGTACGAGTTCGATCCGCTCTCCCGGGAGACGGTCCGCACTCTGCAGAACGGCTCGCAGACGGTGCTGGCCTACACCCCGGCGGGCAACGTCGACACGTACAAGGACCCGGCGGGCCTGACCGACTACACCTGGAACGAGGTCAACAAGCTCAAGGAGCTGAAGGACCCCCAGAGCAAGATCACGAAGTACGAGTACAACAGGAACGACGTCCGCACCAAGACCACCTACCCCGGCAGCACTGTGCAGGAGGTTACCCCGGACAAGTCCGGCCGCCCCGAGAAGATCAAGGCCACCAGCCCCAAGGGCACCCTCGTCGACCTCGCCTACACCTACGCCAAGGAAGACGGCAAGGACGGCGGCAAGATCCGCACCAACACCGACGCGGTCGCGGGAACGAAGACGAGCTACGAGTACGACACGGCGGGCAGGTTCGCGTACGCGGCGGAGAACAAGGGCACCACGCTGAAAGCCTCCTGGCAGTACTGCTACGACCTGGCCGGGAACCTCACCTCGCAGGGCGTCGACAAGGGCTGCCCGCGGGGCACCACCTACACCATCAACGACGCCCAGCAGATCACCGCGAAGGACGGCTCGACCACGAACTGGTCCTACGACAAGATCGGCAACGAGACCGCCGGCACCTCCACCCCCGAGGGCACCCGCACCGGCGTCAAGTGGTCGGACTACTCGCAGATGACGTCGATCACCACCGGCGGCAAGACCTACGCGGGCCAGTACGGCTCCACCGACCAGTCCGAGCGGATCAAGCTCGGCGACACCTTCTTCCACAACGGACCCCTCGGCCTGTCCGCCACCTCAACGGCCGGAGTGGACACGGGATTCAACCGCGAGCCCGGGGGCACGCTGAACTCCATGACCCGCGGGGGGAAGAACCACTACTACCTGACCGACGCACTCGGCAGCGTCGTCGCCCTGGCCGACGAGACCGGCACCAAGGCCAACACCTACGCCTACAGCCCCCGCGGCGTGCAGCGCACCACCACGGAACAGGTTCCGCAGCCGTACCGCTTCGCCGGCGGCTACCAGGACCCCACCGGCCTCTACCACTACGCGGCCCGCTACTACGACCCCAACATCGGCCGCTTCACCACCCCCGACCCCTCCGGCCAGGAAAAGAACCCCTACCTCTACGCCGCAGGCGACCCCGTCAACAACATCGACCCTTCGGGCCTTGGATGGCTTCAGAAAGCAGGAGACTTCCTGAGCGATCACGAAAATAAGGTGGGAGCTGCTGTCGGCTGCATTAGCGGAATTGGTGCCGCAGCCGAAACGGGAGTCATCCAGGCCGCAAGCGTTTTCGGTGGACCCCTCGGGACGGTAGGCGCGGTAGCTGCGAGCTGCGCGGTTGGTGGCGCAATGGGCTACGCAGGCATGGACATCATCAGCTACGGGTGATTATGTGGTGGTGCCGATAGCTCGTTAGCCACAAACTCTGTCGCGGCAACGGATTCATCCGTTGCCGCGACTAAGGGTAAGCATGCAAGAATATGGAGTTCAGGGTGAACGATAAGGTCAAGCTGCAAGTATTCTCTGTCGTTTGCGTTGTAATATCTATCGCGGCATTGGTGGCTGGATTGCAGACAGGTGACGGGATGTATCTTTTCTTGGGGGGCATGGGACTGCTAGGGATTGCTCTGCTTGCCTTCGCGGTAATACGCAAAGGGAAACGTAGTTCTTGATCCGCGAGATAGCCGGTCGCCGCAGGTCGGCGGGGGTGGGTCAGCGGGTCCGGGAAGCCGACGCCTCTTTCTCCGCTACAGCCGGGGCAGAGGGCCCTGCGCATTCATACGAGGCGGTTGTCGGGTCCGCTGGCTGCCGGGGTTGCCGTCCACGTCGACCGGGTCATTGCCGGGCTTCCGGACGACGCCAACGCCCATGCGGAAGGGGGAGGTGTACGTCCGTGTCGACACCGGGCTGGTCGTCGAGGTGCTGGCCGGGTCGGGCCGACACGCCACGCTGACTATTGTGCGGGTCCGCTGACCTCGTTCCGGGCCGGCAGGTTCCTCCAGCGTCGGCGCTGAGCAGGACGTATGCACGGCCGATCATCGCCCGGTAGCCCGCCCCGACGCGCTCCTGGTAGGGGTGTCGCCGGTCCAGTCCCACCGGTCGGAGTCGTCGGGCCGGGCCTTGAGTCGGACCGGCCGCCGGGCCCGTACAGGCCGTGATTGCTGATCAGGAGCGCACCGTCGGCGCGCTCCTCGGCAGTGTCGTCGCCCTGGCCGACGAGATCAGAACCAAGGTCAACACCTACGCTCCCACCCGACTGAAAGGACGAGCCTCATGTGGCTCCTTTCATCCGAAGGTAAAGGGTCTTGGATTCCAGATGGCTGGCAAATACCCATCTTCCTCATCAGCATTTCCTGCGTTGCGATCACCACGCTGATCATCAGGAAATGGAATTCAAAGAAGTAAGAGAAAGTGCATTTTTCGAGGGGGTCAATGAGCAGGAAGAGAATCGCAAAAACCCTGGCAGTAGCGGTTGGTGTCGCCATCTGCTTCCTGTGGGGAGCTGCGGGCTGGCTACGGTACGGATCCATTGCCATAGGGGGGCCACTCATCTTCTTCGGTATCATT from Streptomyces sp. CA-278952 carries:
- a CDS encoding DUF6233 domain-containing protein produces the protein MQQLEAQEAEECVRRQQAHAGLRWKLQPERPAAAALLHRGDCATYPVVGGYIDRDDALIALGMPEVESCRVCRPEIGLTRR
- a CDS encoding RHS repeat-associated core domain-containing protein yields the protein MPFRRARTSRRSALTAALVVAALGATALPALAAPADAPTADGAAASAWGPGGPKAEIPPVKVGSNKPAGNLAEAAPTPEKATWLEAEKGRAGTGTPPAPSRKAARGSTAAAPSAYVPQGQGSVPWHQISDFRVTDSLVARVNYSTGNLMLAGTDFEVAGVGQKLRLARTYNSLDAPWGKVSQRWWQEYERYLNLANADEVVLYDATGAAVRFTKEADGALTTPKGYSQDLKRNADGTYTLTDRKSGSKDTYNEHGTLTKVTDKNNGAITVTQHNTGSEHKGFKLTETRSGRWVDLVKTYPNQWQAKDHTGRTAVFDLNPAGDLARTTDTEGKHTVFGYDSSRRLTKITTPKGRVTVFTYDDQNRVTSMLRATELNGSGHTGPTWTYTYSATTPSAAGRTTVTDPEQQSTKYDYDADGQVTKVTDALERSRSKKYDANRNVQEAADAMGAGGVSGNVTKYGWDSRNNLTSSELPTGAAATMGGYQTIAGADLPETLTTADDEKTKYTYDTAGNTKSVAVQGAGGGNQSFDYNPATPTCGGFEGQVCKVTTKMTASKSVSTTFTYDAQGNLKTVKAPAPLGTTTYTYDALGRPETVKDARGVTVLYTYDNRDRVKKVDSSNYLAVTYEYDGDGNLTQRSDGTGVITYEFDPLSRETVRTLQNGSQTVLAYTPAGNVDTYKDPAGLTDYTWNEVNKLKELKDPQSKITKYEYNRNDVRTKTTYPGSTVQEVTPDKSGRPEKIKATSPKGTLVDLAYTYAKEDGKDGGKIRTNTDAVAGTKTSYEYDTAGRFAYAAENKGTTLKASWQYCYDLAGNLTSQGVDKGCPRGTTYTINDAQQITAKDGSTTNWSYDKIGNETAGTSTPEGTRTGVKWSDYSQMTSITTGGKTYAGQYGSTDQSERIKLGDTFFHNGPLGLSATSTAGVDTGFNREPGGTLNSMTRGGKNHYYLTDALGSVVALADETGTKANTYAYSPRGVQRTTTEQVPQPYRFAGGYQDPTGLYHYAARYYDPNIGRFTTPDPSGQEKNPYLYAAGDPVNNIDPSGLGWLQKAGDFLSDHENKVGAAVGCISGIGAAAETGVIQAASVFGGPLGTVGAVAASCAVGGAMGYAGMDIISYG